From the Streptomyces sp. Tu 2975 genome, one window contains:
- a CDS encoding MFS transporter: MTSPSATAPLAGRREWTAFVVLLLPLLLVSMDVSVLYFAIPAISLELDPSGTQQLWIFDIYAFALAGLLMTMGSLGDRIGRRRLLLAGAVAFGVASIGAAYAQNAEMLIVARALLGIGGATLMPSTMALVRNLFRDGKQRTKAIGIWSGCMAGGIALGSVMGGVMLDHFWWGSVFLVNVPAMVLLLVLVPVLVPEFKDPAPGRFDLLSVPLSMGAVLPVVHGLKEIAANGYGMVPAMSITVGLAIGYVFVRRQRVRDDAMIGRELFRARGFGPGVALNTVAMFAMMGSAYFTTQYLQSVLGMGPLEAALWSTAPSLAVGVAAPVAGTIAARTDRARVIAAGFLIAAAGFVLLLLSGTDSLWIVLGGAAVIGCGIVTVMALVSDLALAAAPPEKAGSAASLLETGQEFGGALGMAVLGSIGAAVYRRDITASAPAGLSPEALDTARETLGGASAVASELGGPAGAELLATARDAFVHGMHGAAIGGAVLVVAGAGCAVLMRRGVRGAGGGAEEGAAARGELVR, encoded by the coding sequence ATGACCTCACCGAGTGCCACCGCGCCCCTTGCCGGCCGCCGCGAATGGACCGCCTTCGTCGTCCTTCTGCTCCCGCTCCTCCTGGTCTCCATGGACGTCTCCGTCCTCTACTTCGCGATCCCCGCCATCAGCCTCGAGCTGGACCCGAGCGGCACACAGCAGCTGTGGATCTTCGACATCTACGCCTTCGCCCTCGCCGGGCTGCTGATGACCATGGGGTCGCTCGGCGACCGCATCGGCCGCCGCAGGCTCCTCCTCGCCGGGGCGGTCGCGTTCGGCGTCGCCTCGATCGGCGCCGCGTACGCGCAGAACGCCGAGATGCTCATCGTCGCGCGGGCGTTGCTCGGCATCGGCGGCGCGACCCTGATGCCCTCGACCATGGCCCTGGTGCGGAACTTGTTCCGCGACGGCAAGCAGCGCACCAAGGCGATCGGCATCTGGTCCGGGTGCATGGCGGGCGGCATCGCGCTCGGCTCCGTGATGGGCGGCGTGATGCTGGACCACTTCTGGTGGGGCTCGGTCTTCCTCGTCAACGTGCCCGCCATGGTGCTCCTGCTGGTCCTGGTGCCGGTCCTGGTACCGGAGTTCAAGGACCCGGCCCCCGGCCGCTTCGACCTGCTGAGCGTGCCGCTGTCGATGGGCGCCGTACTGCCCGTCGTCCACGGGCTCAAGGAGATCGCCGCGAACGGCTACGGCATGGTCCCGGCGATGAGCATCACGGTCGGCCTCGCGATCGGATACGTCTTCGTACGGCGGCAGCGGGTCCGCGACGACGCGATGATCGGCAGGGAGCTTTTCCGGGCGCGCGGCTTCGGCCCGGGCGTCGCCCTCAACACCGTCGCCATGTTCGCCATGATGGGCTCCGCCTACTTCACCACGCAGTACCTGCAGTCCGTGCTCGGCATGGGGCCGCTGGAGGCCGCGCTGTGGAGCACCGCGCCCTCGCTCGCCGTCGGCGTCGCCGCCCCGGTGGCCGGCACGATCGCCGCCAGGACCGACCGTGCCAGGGTGATCGCCGCCGGCTTCCTGATCGCGGCGGCCGGGTTCGTCCTGCTGCTGCTGTCCGGCACCGACTCGCTGTGGATCGTGCTCGGCGGCGCCGCCGTCATCGGCTGCGGCATCGTCACCGTGATGGCGCTCGTCTCCGACCTGGCACTCGCCGCGGCACCGCCCGAGAAGGCCGGATCGGCGGCGTCGCTGCTCGAGACGGGACAGGAATTCGGCGGCGCGCTGGGCATGGCCGTACTGGGCAGCATCGGCGCAGCGGTCTACCGCAGGGACATCACCGCCTCGGCCCCCGCGGGCCTGTCGCCGGAGGCCCTGGACACCGCCCGCGAGACCCTCGGCGGCGCGAGCGCCGTCGCCTCGGAACTGGGCGGCCCCGCCGGGGCGGAACTTCTCGCGACGGCGCGTGACGCGTTCGTGCACGGGATGCACGGCGCGGCGATCGGCGGGGCGGTGCTGGTGGTGGCCGGCGCGGGGTGCGCGGTGCTGATGCGACGGGGCGTGCGGGGCGCCGGGGGCGGCGCGGAGGAGGGAGCGGCGGCGCGGGGCGAGTTGGTGCGGTAG
- a CDS encoding EAL domain-containing protein, with protein sequence MSAPGALAFRDALPRGGSRVKRQLGLAFVCAGYGVGAALGWGSDRLALIMGDFGLSLAALIAAVSCLLYARTQKCRFRPAWLLFAFSSAMAAAGNAVWGWYEVVLDRTVPSTSVADLFFLCFAPPAIVGLLVLAKRPVSKAGWVCLALDAWLIGGSLLTLSWSLALAHTAHAQGESVAPAALALAYPLLDIVLVSMVLALHFRRSPANRSAVNTAIAGLALTVLCDALFTSPLLRESYSSGQLLDAGWFAGSLLLAYAPWGARTGEPAGPPRGTRNPVRPITSSLSALTPYLAAAVCTLGILHNVIEGRRVDRVVVFTGCTVVLALVVRQGIMLLDNIALTHELAQKENHFRSLVQGSSDVIMIAAPSGVLRYVSPAAAGVYGRDAEELVGTELATLIHPEDLGRVVHELRRFLAAEPSAEPTTRMECRFRSGSGDWLNVESTVSRHQGGLIFNSRDVTERVRLQAQLQHNAEHDPLTDLPNRALFTERVRGALTGRRAGDEGTAVLFIDLDGFKGVNDRLGHQAGDELLIQAARRLADSVRAADTAARLGGDEFAALIVGDGSGDRSARESQVLEIADRLRLMLSQPYRIDGGEVRVAASIGVAFAEPAMSPTDLMRNADLAMYRAKAAGKDRVELYAPQMQAEVVRRTELAARLRSALHEGEFALLHQPVVSLTTGRIAAVSAQARWRSAQGILFTPAEFLRVSDDGDRSAELGRWLLEEAVGQAAERAGAGHRTTVSVRLPARLLLDRALPLGSIEALLTRHGLPSGALVIELADSDPRISFDELEQRLTALRRMGVRIALDGFGSGYAAINALRRLPVDVLKLDRGLIEGVVESARVHKITSGLLRIAGDLGMQSVADGVDVPEQVLALRAMGCTHGQGMAFSGPLDEYRLRRALARGEYPVPDGLGVPLLAAGVPPARNGSNNETRVPPT encoded by the coding sequence ATGAGCGCGCCAGGGGCACTGGCGTTCCGGGACGCGCTGCCGCGCGGCGGCTCGAGAGTGAAGCGCCAGCTCGGCCTGGCCTTCGTCTGCGCCGGCTACGGAGTGGGCGCCGCCTTGGGCTGGGGCTCGGACCGACTGGCTCTGATCATGGGCGACTTCGGGCTCAGCCTGGCCGCCCTGATCGCCGCCGTCTCCTGCCTGCTCTACGCCCGCACGCAGAAGTGCCGCTTCCGTCCCGCGTGGCTGCTGTTCGCGTTCTCCTCCGCCATGGCGGCGGCGGGGAACGCGGTCTGGGGCTGGTACGAGGTGGTGCTCGACCGCACCGTGCCGAGCACGTCCGTGGCCGATCTGTTCTTCCTCTGCTTCGCGCCGCCCGCCATCGTCGGACTCCTGGTCCTGGCCAAACGGCCGGTCTCCAAGGCCGGGTGGGTCTGCCTCGCGCTCGACGCCTGGCTGATCGGCGGCTCGCTGCTCACGCTTTCGTGGAGCCTCGCGCTCGCCCACACCGCGCACGCGCAGGGCGAGAGCGTGGCCCCGGCCGCGCTCGCGCTGGCCTACCCGCTGCTGGACATCGTGCTGGTCAGCATGGTGCTCGCGCTGCACTTCCGCCGCTCTCCGGCCAACCGGTCCGCGGTCAACACCGCGATCGCCGGCCTCGCGCTCACGGTGCTGTGCGACGCCCTTTTCACCTCACCGCTGCTGCGGGAGAGCTACAGCTCCGGCCAACTGCTGGACGCCGGCTGGTTCGCGGGCTCGCTTCTGCTCGCCTACGCCCCCTGGGGAGCACGCACCGGCGAGCCGGCGGGTCCGCCACGGGGCACGAGGAATCCGGTGCGTCCCATAACGAGCTCACTGTCCGCGCTGACCCCGTACCTGGCCGCGGCCGTGTGCACCCTCGGCATCCTCCACAACGTCATCGAGGGGCGCCGGGTCGACCGGGTCGTCGTGTTCACCGGCTGCACCGTCGTCCTCGCCCTCGTCGTACGGCAGGGCATCATGCTCCTGGACAACATCGCCCTCACCCACGAGCTGGCGCAGAAAGAGAACCACTTCCGCTCGCTGGTGCAGGGGTCGAGCGACGTCATCATGATCGCCGCGCCGTCCGGGGTCCTGCGCTACGTCTCGCCCGCGGCCGCCGGCGTCTACGGGCGGGACGCGGAGGAACTGGTCGGCACCGAGCTGGCCACGCTCATCCATCCGGAGGACCTCGGCCGCGTCGTCCACGAACTGCGCCGCTTCCTGGCGGCCGAGCCGTCGGCGGAGCCCACCACTCGCATGGAGTGCCGGTTCCGGTCCGGTTCCGGCGACTGGCTCAACGTGGAATCGACGGTCAGCCGGCATCAGGGCGGCCTGATCTTCAACAGCCGTGACGTCACGGAACGGGTGCGACTGCAGGCCCAGTTACAGCACAACGCGGAGCACGACCCGCTCACCGACCTGCCCAACCGCGCGCTGTTCACCGAGCGGGTCAGAGGCGCCCTGACGGGCCGCAGGGCGGGCGACGAGGGCACCGCCGTGCTCTTCATCGACCTCGACGGCTTCAAGGGCGTCAACGACCGGCTCGGCCACCAGGCGGGCGACGAGCTGCTGATCCAGGCGGCCCGGCGGCTGGCCGATTCCGTACGGGCCGCGGACACGGCCGCCCGGCTCGGCGGCGACGAGTTCGCCGCCCTGATCGTCGGCGACGGCTCCGGGGACAGGTCCGCCCGCGAGTCGCAGGTGCTGGAGATCGCCGACCGGCTGCGGCTGATGCTCTCCCAGCCGTACCGCATCGACGGCGGTGAGGTGCGGGTGGCGGCCTCCATCGGCGTCGCCTTCGCCGAGCCCGCGATGAGCCCCACCGACCTGATGCGCAACGCCGACCTCGCCATGTACCGGGCCAAGGCCGCGGGCAAGGACCGCGTCGAGCTGTACGCGCCCCAGATGCAGGCCGAGGTGGTCCGGCGCACCGAACTGGCCGCCCGGCTGCGCAGCGCCCTGCACGAGGGCGAGTTCGCGCTGCTGCACCAGCCAGTGGTGAGCCTCACCACGGGCCGGATCGCGGCGGTCTCCGCACAGGCCCGCTGGCGCTCCGCGCAGGGCATCCTCTTCACCCCTGCCGAGTTCCTGCGGGTCTCCGACGACGGCGACCGCAGCGCCGAGCTCGGCCGCTGGCTGCTGGAGGAGGCCGTCGGCCAGGCCGCGGAACGCGCCGGCGCCGGCCATCGGACAACGGTGTCGGTGCGACTGCCGGCGCGTCTGCTCCTGGACAGGGCGCTGCCGCTCGGCTCCATCGAGGCCCTGCTCACGCGGCACGGCCTGCCGTCGGGAGCACTCGTCATCGAGCTCGCGGACAGTGACCCGCGGATCTCCTTCGACGAGCTCGAACAGCGGCTGACGGCCCTGCGCAGGATGGGCGTACGGATCGCGCTGGACGGCTTCGGCAGCGGCTACGCGGCGATCAACGCGCTGCGCAGACTTCCCGTGGACGTGCTGAAACTGGACAGGGGCCTGATCGAGGGCGTCGTCGAGTCCGCCAGAGTGCACAAGATCACCAGCGGTCTGCTGCGGATCGCGGGCGACCTCGGCATGCAGTCCGTGGCGGACGGCGTGGACGTGCCGGAGCAGGTGCTGGCGCTGCGTGCCATGGGGTGCACCCACGGCCAGGGCATGGCATTCTCCGGGCCGCTGGACGAGTACCGGCTGCGCCGTGCGCTGGCCAGGGGCGAGTATCCGGTGCCCGACGGGCTGGGGGTGCCGCTGCTGGCCGCGGGCGTCCCGCCTGCACGGAATGGCTCAAATAATGAGACGCGCGTCCCACCCACTTGA
- a CDS encoding acetolactate synthase large subunit → MTEQASGAHHPQPRARNGGHQPSATVEHVTGAQSLIRSLEEVGADTVFGIPGGAILPAYDPMMDSSKVRHVLVRHEQGAGHAATGYAQATGKVGVCMATSGPGATNLVTPIADAHMDSVPLVAITGQVASKAIGTDAFQEADICGITMPITKHNFLVTKADDIPRTIAEAFHIASTGRPGPVLVDIAKDALQARTTFSWPPQTELPGYRPVTKPHAKQIREAAKLITGAKRPVLYVGGGVLKAGATAELKVLAELTGAPVTTTLMALGAFPDSHPLHVGMPGMHGAVTAVTALQKADLIVALGARFDDRVTGKLDSFAPYAKIVHADIDPAEIGKNRAADVPIVGDAREVIADMVQAVQAEHSTGNTGDYTAWWKDLNRWRETYPLGYEQPGDGSLAPQQVIQRIGELAPEGTIFAAGVGQHQMWAAHFIDYEQPATWLNSGGAGTMGYAVPAAMGAKAGAPDRTVWAIDGDGCFQMTNQELTTCTLNNIPIKVAIINNGALGMVRQWQTLFYNQRYSNTVLHSGPEATGLEKSAGTRVPDFVKLSEAMGCYAIRCESPDDLDKVIAEANAINDRPVVIDFIVHEDAQVWPMVAAGTSNDEVMAARGVRPDFGDNEDD, encoded by the coding sequence ATGACCGAGCAGGCCTCCGGGGCCCACCATCCGCAGCCGCGGGCCCGTAACGGCGGACACCAGCCGTCCGCCACCGTCGAACACGTCACGGGTGCGCAGTCCCTCATTCGCTCTCTCGAGGAAGTAGGGGCCGACACGGTGTTCGGCATCCCGGGCGGCGCGATCCTCCCGGCGTACGACCCGATGATGGACTCCTCGAAGGTCCGCCACGTCCTGGTCCGCCACGAGCAGGGCGCGGGCCACGCCGCCACCGGCTACGCGCAGGCCACCGGCAAGGTCGGCGTCTGCATGGCGACCTCCGGTCCCGGCGCCACCAACCTGGTCACCCCGATCGCCGACGCGCACATGGACTCCGTGCCGCTGGTCGCGATCACCGGCCAGGTCGCCAGCAAGGCCATCGGTACGGACGCCTTCCAGGAGGCGGACATCTGCGGCATCACGATGCCGATCACCAAGCACAACTTCCTGGTCACCAAGGCCGACGACATCCCGCGCACCATCGCGGAGGCCTTCCACATCGCGTCCACCGGCCGCCCCGGCCCCGTTCTCGTCGACATCGCCAAGGACGCCCTCCAGGCCAGGACGACCTTCAGCTGGCCGCCGCAGACCGAGCTGCCCGGTTACCGTCCGGTCACCAAGCCGCACGCCAAGCAGATCCGTGAGGCCGCCAAGCTGATCACCGGTGCCAAGCGCCCGGTCCTGTACGTCGGCGGCGGCGTCCTCAAGGCCGGCGCCACCGCCGAGCTGAAGGTGCTCGCCGAGCTCACCGGAGCCCCCGTCACCACCACCCTGATGGCGCTGGGCGCGTTCCCCGACAGCCACCCGCTGCACGTGGGAATGCCGGGCATGCACGGTGCGGTCACCGCCGTCACCGCGCTGCAGAAGGCCGACCTGATCGTCGCCCTCGGAGCCCGTTTCGACGACCGCGTCACCGGCAAGCTGGACAGCTTCGCCCCGTACGCCAAGATCGTCCACGCCGACATCGACCCGGCGGAGATCGGCAAGAACCGCGCCGCCGACGTCCCGATCGTCGGGGACGCCCGCGAGGTCATCGCCGACATGGTCCAGGCCGTCCAGGCCGAGCACAGCACCGGCAACACCGGCGACTACACCGCCTGGTGGAAGGACCTCAACCGCTGGCGCGAGACCTACCCGCTGGGCTACGAGCAGCCGGGTGACGGCAGCCTCGCACCGCAGCAGGTCATCCAGCGCATCGGCGAACTCGCCCCGGAGGGCACGATCTTCGCCGCCGGCGTCGGCCAGCACCAGATGTGGGCCGCCCACTTCATCGACTACGAGCAGCCCGCCACCTGGCTGAATTCGGGCGGCGCGGGGACGATGGGCTACGCGGTTCCCGCGGCGATGGGCGCCAAGGCCGGAGCTCCGGACCGCACGGTCTGGGCGATCGACGGCGACGGCTGCTTCCAGATGACCAACCAGGAACTCACCACCTGCACTCTGAACAACATCCCGATCAAGGTCGCGATCATCAACAACGGCGCCCTCGGGATGGTCCGCCAGTGGCAGACCCTGTTCTACAACCAGCGCTACTCCAACACGGTGCTGCACTCCGGCCCCGAGGCCACCGGCCTGGAGAAGAGCGCCGGCACCCGCGTCCCGGACTTCGTCAAGCTGTCGGAGGCCATGGGCTGTTACGCGATCCGTTGCGAGTCGCCCGACGACCTCGACAAGGTCATCGCCGAGGCCAACGCGATCAACGACCGCCCGGTCGTCATCGACTTCATCGTCCACGAGGACGCCCAGGTGTGGCCCATGGTCGCCGCAGGCACCTCCAACGACGAGGTCATGGCCGCCCGGGGCGTCCGCCCCGACTTCGGCGACAACGAAGACGACTGA
- the ilvC gene encoding ketol-acid reductoisomerase, which translates to MAELFYDDDADLSIIQNRKVAVIGYGSQGHAHALSLRDSGVDVRVGLHEGSRSKAKAEEQGLRVVTPAEAAAEADVIMILIPDPIQAQVYEESVKDNLKDGDALFFAHGFNVRFGFIKAPAGVDVALVAPKGPGHLVRRQYEEGRGVPAIAAVEQDATGNAFALALSYAKAIGGTRAGVIKTTFTEETETDLFGEQAVLCGGASALVKAGFETLTEAGYQPEIAYFECLHELKLIVDLMYEGGLEKMRWSVSETAEWGDYITGPRIITDQTKAEMKKVLAEIQDGTFAKNWMDEYHGGLKKYNEYKTQDSEHLLETTGKELRKLMSWVDNDEA; encoded by the coding sequence GTGGCCGAGCTGTTCTACGACGACGATGCCGACCTGTCCATCATCCAGAACCGCAAGGTCGCGGTCATCGGCTACGGCAGCCAGGGTCACGCCCACGCGCTGTCGCTGCGTGACTCGGGTGTCGACGTCCGTGTCGGTCTGCACGAGGGCTCCAGGTCCAAGGCCAAGGCCGAGGAGCAGGGCCTGCGCGTCGTGACGCCCGCCGAGGCCGCCGCCGAGGCCGACGTCATCATGATCCTGATCCCGGACCCGATCCAGGCTCAGGTCTACGAGGAGTCCGTCAAGGACAACCTGAAGGACGGCGACGCGCTGTTCTTCGCCCACGGCTTCAACGTCCGCTTCGGCTTCATCAAGGCCCCGGCCGGCGTCGACGTCGCCCTGGTCGCCCCGAAGGGCCCGGGCCACCTGGTGCGCCGCCAGTACGAAGAGGGCCGCGGCGTTCCGGCGATCGCCGCCGTCGAGCAGGACGCCACCGGCAACGCCTTCGCGTTGGCCCTCTCGTACGCCAAGGCCATCGGCGGCACCCGCGCCGGCGTCATCAAGACGACCTTCACCGAGGAGACCGAGACCGACCTGTTCGGTGAGCAGGCCGTGCTCTGCGGTGGTGCCTCCGCACTGGTCAAGGCGGGCTTCGAGACGCTGACCGAGGCCGGCTACCAGCCGGAGATCGCCTACTTCGAGTGCCTCCACGAGCTGAAGCTGATCGTGGACCTCATGTACGAGGGCGGCCTCGAGAAGATGCGCTGGTCGGTCTCCGAGACCGCCGAGTGGGGCGACTACATCACCGGCCCGCGGATCATCACGGACCAGACCAAGGCCGAGATGAAGAAGGTCCTCGCCGAGATCCAGGACGGCACTTTCGCCAAGAACTGGATGGACGAGTACCACGGCGGTCTGAAGAAGTACAACGAGTACAAGACCCAGGACTCCGAGCACCTGCTCGAGACCACGGGCAAGGAGCTGCGCAAGCTCATGAGCTGGGTCGACAACGACGAGGCGTGA
- the ilvN gene encoding acetolactate synthase small subunit — protein MSKHTLSVLVENTPGILARIAALFSRRGFNIDSLAVGVTEHPDISRITIVVQVEDLPLEQVTKQLNKLVNVLKIVELEPGGAIQRELVLVKVRADNETRSQIVEIVQLFRAKTVDVSPEAVTIEATGSSDKLEAMLKMLEQFGIKELVQSGTIAIGRGARSITDRSLRALDRSA, from the coding sequence ATGTCCAAGCACACGCTCTCCGTCCTGGTGGAGAACACGCCCGGCATCCTGGCCAGGATCGCCGCCCTGTTCTCCCGCCGCGGCTTCAACATCGACTCGCTCGCCGTCGGTGTCACCGAGCACCCCGACATCTCCCGCATCACCATCGTGGTCCAGGTCGAGGATCTGCCGCTCGAGCAGGTGACCAAGCAGCTCAACAAGCTCGTCAACGTCCTGAAGATCGTCGAACTCGAGCCCGGTGGCGCCATCCAGCGCGAGCTCGTGCTGGTGAAGGTCCGCGCGGACAACGAGACCCGCTCGCAGATCGTCGAGATCGTCCAGCTGTTCCGCGCCAAGACGGTCGACGTGTCGCCCGAGGCCGTCACCATCGAGGCCACCGGTTCGAGTGACAAGCTGGAAGCGATGCTGAAGATGCTGGAGCAGTTCGGCATCAAGGAACTCGTCCAGTCCGGCACGATCGCCATAGGGCGGGGCGCCCGTTCCATCACGGACCGGTCGCTGCGCGCCCTGGACCGCAGCGCCTGA